GTAGTAATTTTGTTTTTTTACTTTTTCGCATAATCTTTTCACTATGGGGTTTAGCCCGAATCGTGGGTAAATGGACTTCAATAAATTCATACATTCTTGATCTTTTTCCTCGTAATTTATTACATCATTCCAAGTTGGTAATGCTACAGAAACAGCATGAATACTATCAGGAATTGCATATCCCAACTCTAAATTTTTCCATATAGGTTTTTTAAGTAAATCTCTCAATTTTCAGAATTTATTTAAAGCAAATAAAATGTCCGAGATTAAATCGTTTGTATCTTCACATCCAATTGATAATCTGACAAGAGCATCATCTATCCCTAGTAAATTTTTTGTTTTGTCATCAATGGAAGCATGAGTCATCGTTGCAGGGTGACAAATTAAACTTTCAACTCCTCCAAGGCTTTCTGCTAGAGAGAAATATTTGAGAGATTTGCAAAATTTAAAAGTATCCTCTTTATTTAAATTTAATTTTAGGGTGATCATTGAACCTCCAGATTTCATTTGCGATTTTGCTAAATTAAATTGCGGATGTTCTTGATTAAAAGGGTAAATTACTTTACTAATAATTTTATGATTACCTAATTCTTCAGAAATAAATTCTGCACTTTTAGTTTGTTGTTCGATTCTTAAAGGAAGAGTTTTTACTCCTCTCGTAATGAGCCAACTATCAAAAGGAGATGGTTGAAGCCCGAGAGCTTTTTGAGAGAAAAGCATCTTACTATTCCATTCCTCATTATTTGTAAGTACTGCTCCGCCAAGTGCATCACTATGTCCATTAATGAATTTTGTGGTGCTTACAAGCGATAGTGTTGCACCAAGGTCCAATGGTTTTTGAATAAGTGCAGTAGAGAAGGTATTGTCTACAACTACTGGTATTTCGAGTTTATTCGCTTCATCACAAATCGCCTTAATATCGAGTACTTTCAAAAGTGGATTAGTTGGACTTTCTAGCCATATCAAGGTTGGCTCGAAGTTTGAAATCTTTTTGACATTATTTTCGTTTGTAAAATCTGTGTATAAAACTTCTAGTCCAAATTTCTTGAAAACTTTTTCGAACATCCTCACTGTACAACCATAGAGATTTGACTCGCAGAGTATCTTGTCACCTGATTTCAGTGTTGATGAAATTGCAGTTACCGCGCTAATTCCAGATCCAAAAACTGTACAATATTTAGAATCTTCTATTGATTTAAGGGTGTTTTCTAGAATTCTAAAGTTGGGATTGCCTGATCTGGTGTAGTCGAAATTATCTTTATTTCCATGTTTGAAAGTAGATGTAGAAAAAATAGGAGGCATAACACATCCAGTTTCTTCAGCAAATGTTTCCCCATGGTGAATAGATAAGGTCTTAAAACCTGGCTTTTTTATATTATTTTCCTTATTTCCCATTATTTTTTAAAAATAAGAATTAAATTAAATCTCTCATTTTTTTAAAGAGAGATTTAATAATCCAAAGAAAAGTAATATTAAACTTTTCTTGAATAATATTCAACAACTAGTAGTTCGTTTATTTCTAGAGCCACCCACTCTCTATCGCATTTCCCATTTATTTTTCCCGTTAATTTAGGCTTGTCTAAATCAAGATGAGGTGGGACATTTGCTAAGCCAGGGAATTCTATATTACCTTCTACAAGTTTTTTGCTTGCTTTGTTTTCTTTAATTCCGATTACATCGCCTGATTTGCATTGATAACCAGCAATATCAAGAACCTTTCCATTAACGGTTACATGGCCATGATTTACTAATTGTCTTGAGCCTGGAATGGTACCTCCAAAACCCAATCTAAAACAAACATTATCAAGTCTGTTTTCTAAAAGTCTTAGTAGGTTAGTACCTGTAGATCCTTCTTGAGCTCTAGCTTTTTTCACATAACGTACTAGTTGTTTTTCAGAAACTCCATAATTAAACCTAAGTTTCTGCTTTTCTTCTAGACGAATTGCATATTCTGATCGCTTGCGACGGGCTTGGCCGTGCTGACCTGGAGGATTAGACTTCTTTGAAGCTTTCCTGGTGAGACCTGGTAGTTCTCCCAAGCGACGCGTAACCCTTAATCTGGGGCCGCGGTATCTTGACATAATTTTAAATTAAATAGAAAATTGCAATAAATTGGATAATTGATTAAATTCAATTAAACTAATTACTACTGGAAATATTATTTTACATCATGAAAGTGTTCAAAACTATAAATAAATCAATTACTTCTATACTTCTTTTTTTGATTTCGTTTTATCAAAAGTGGTTTTCTCCTTTTTTTGGACCAAGATGCAGATTTATTCCAAGTTGCAGCTCTTATGGATATGAGGCAATTACTAGACATGGTCCTTGGAAGGGAGGGTGGTTAACTTTAAAAAGATTAAGCAGATGTCATCCTTTAACTCCCTGTGGATGTGACCCTGTGCCTGAGTAAATGAATGAAAATATTTATTTTTGTTAGGCAGGGATGTTGCCTTTGTGATTCATTAAAAAACAAACTGGCAAAAATAAATCTTAATGAGTTATTCCCTAATCTAGAGGAGCTTAAAGAAATTGATATTGATAGGGTCGATTTATATAAAGATAAATATAAAAAATATGATTATGAAGTACCTGTTATTGCTATTGAAAGAATTAGGTCCGAGGAGATCATAGAATTGCCTCGCATTTCTCCAAGATTAAAAGATGATCAATTAAAGAATTGGTTTCAAAAAAATATTAGTACCATTCTGGAGAAATAATTTTTTTATATGAGATCTATAAAATTACATAAACTTTTAGATTTGGTAGGAATTATTCCTTCATCAAATCTTATCGATCAAGATATCAATAATATTTCTTTTAACTCTAAAGAAGTACAAAAAGGAACTTTATTTTTAGGAATGCCTGGTTTAAATGTTGATGGAGGAAAATTTTGTATTGAGGCAATTGAAAATGGCGCAGAGGCTGCCATTATTGGGCCTGCTGCAAAACAGAAAATTGGATCTATTGATCGAAAAAGGATTTTGGTTATTGAGGATAATTTAGATTATATTTTTGGTCAAATAGTCGCTGAGTTTTGGAATAGGCCTTCAAGAAAACTTAAACTTATTGGTGTTACTGGTACAAATGGAAAAACGACAATTACTTTCTTATTGGAATACCTTTTAAAAAAATTAGGGAAAAAGACTGCATTATTTGGGACCTTGTTTAATAGATGGCCTGGCTTCTCAGAAGTTGCTTCTCATACAACTGATTTCGCCGATAAACTTCAAAAGAAATTAAATGCTGCTGTTGAGGCAGAATCTGAATTCGCGATATTAGAAGTAAGTTCTCATTCTATTGCTCAAAAGAGGATATCAGGATGCGAATTTGAGGCGGCTATTTTTACTAATTTAACTCAAGATCATCTTGATTATCACTCAGATATGGAATCTTATTTTCAAACAAAAAGAAAATTGTTTTTACCACCTTATTTAATAGAAAAGGATGGAATTTCTGTATTAAATCACGATGACCCTTGGATATCTAAATTATCATCTGATCTTGAAAAAAGATCTTCATTAGTGTCTACAAAGATTACTGAAAGTGAATTTAAAAATCATGATTTTTTTTTCGTAACAGATAAAAAATTTACTGAAAATGGCTCAACCTGCATTTTTCATACACCCAAGGAAAAAATTCAACTTTTTGTTCCACTCGTTGGAGAATTTAATTTAATGAATGCGATTCAAGCAATAACAATTTTGTATAAACTTAATTTTTCTTTAAAAGATCTATCAAAGTTAATACGATCTTTCCCTGGCGCTCCTGGGCGAATGGAGAAAATAGAAATTGATAATGATGACGTTTTAAGATCACTTCCAACAGTAATTGTTGATTATGCCCACACTCCTGATGGATTAAAAAAAGTTTTGCAATCAATTAAAAAACTTTGTAAGGGAAAACTCATTACTGTTTTTGGCTGTGGAGGAGATCGAGATCTTGGTAAAAGGCCTTTAATGGGATCAATAGCTGAAGAGTTTTCTGATCAACTTTTTATAACTTCAGATAATCCAAGATCAGAAGAACCCCAAAAGATAGTAAATGATATTTTGATGGGTATAAAAAAAAGAGAAAAAATAACAATTGAGATTGATAGATTTAAAGCAATAAATGAATCTATTAAATTTGCCAATAAAGAAGATATTGTTTTAATTGCAGGTAAAGGACATGAAGACTACCAAATTCTCAATGATAAAGTTATTAATTTTGATGATAGAAAAATAGCTTATAAATTATTAAAAGAAAAAAGAAAATCTCAATAAAATTTCCTAATCAAATAAGAAAGATCTTTACGCAAATTACAGGAAAAGTTTCTTAGAATTGATAGAGTTATTTTTAATAAAATGAAAGGCTTAGCCTTAGTTGTAGGCGCAGGTGGAATTGGAACCCAAATAGCTAAAGATCTGAGTGAAAGTGAAAAAGATTTAGAAGTTGTTTTGTGTGGAAGAAAAAGTGAATTTAATTCTTTTTGGGAATTAGATATAGAGGATTCTCAATCCCTTTTGCAGTTGAAAAATAAAATATCAAATCAGCCTTCAAAATTAAGGCTAGTTGTTAATGCTACAGGTAGACTTCATGGTGATTCTCTTCAACCAGAAAAAAGATTACAACATCTTGATAAAAAAAATATGATGGAAAGTTTTTCAATAAACGCCTTTTCTCCTATTTTATTAGCTAAAGCGATTGAAGAATTTATACCAAAAGATTTGGATTTTAATTTTGCAAGTATAAGTGCAAGAGTTGGTAGCATTGGAGATAATCAAACTGGAGGTTGGTATTCATATAGAGCTGCAAAATCTGCGCAAAATCAGTTTTTTAAATCTTTAAGTATTGAATGGTCTAGACGTTTCCCAAAGGCTACTATCACATTGCTTCATCCAGGAACAGTAGATACTGATTTATCTAGACCTTTTCATAAATTTGTGCCAGAACATAAATTATTTAGTAAAGAAAAATCCTCCCAATTTTTGATAAATATTATTAAAAATCAATCCCCGGAATGTACTGGAAAATTTATTGCTTGGGATAGCTCAGAAATACCCTGGTAATTTTTTAATTTCTTCAGAAAGTAAATTAATCTCAGCTTCTATCGTCATTTGATGTACGCATGCTCTAAACCATTTTGGATCTTCTAAAACTCTAATCCAAATTTTCTTTTCTCCAAGTTTATTTACAAATTTATCCTTATCTTTAATATTTTCGATGTTAAAACTAACTATCCCATTTAAGTACTTTTTTTCTAAAACTAATTCAACACCCTTTAATTGATTTAATTCATCCCAAAGTTTCTCACTTAATCTTTTGATATTTTCGCTTTTTTCTTTTTCATGGCAGTCTTTATCCAAAAGATCTATAGAATTACGAAGCCCTGCAAGTAAAGGAATGCAAGATGTAGCTACTTCAAACTTCCTTGCATCATCATGAAAAAGATTATCTGAAGGCTCATAAATGCCTTGTTCTTTTTTTAATGATTTCCAACCAATTATTGTTGGATCTGTTTCATGAATAAATCTATCTGAAACATAAATGGCTCCAAGTCCTTCTGGTCCACATGCCCATTTATGAGAAGTTATTGAATATAAATCAGAATAAAAAACTTCTTTTTCAATATTTATATGCCCAAAGGTTTGAGCACCATCAACAAGTAAATAAGAATCTGCTCGATTATTTTTTAATTCGATAGAAATTTGTTTTAAAGGAATTTTATATCCAAAGTTCCATAAGATATGAGAAATAATTAGTATCTTAGTCTTACTATTTAGATTTTTCAAAATCTCTAAAATTATATTTTCGTCGTTTAGATTTTTGAATTTTTGGATCGGCAAAATTTTGAATATTAATTTATTTCTTCTGCAAAATTCTCGACTTGCAGCCACTACTCCAGGATGTTCACAGTCACTTATTAACAGCTCTTCTCCCTCTTCTACTTTTATTCCCCAA
This sequence is a window from Prochlorococcus marinus XMU1419. Protein-coding genes within it:
- a CDS encoding UDP-N-acetylmuramoyl-L-alanyl-D-glutamate--2,6-diaminopimelate ligase, encoding MRSIKLHKLLDLVGIIPSSNLIDQDINNISFNSKEVQKGTLFLGMPGLNVDGGKFCIEAIENGAEAAIIGPAAKQKIGSIDRKRILVIEDNLDYIFGQIVAEFWNRPSRKLKLIGVTGTNGKTTITFLLEYLLKKLGKKTALFGTLFNRWPGFSEVASHTTDFADKLQKKLNAAVEAESEFAILEVSSHSIAQKRISGCEFEAAIFTNLTQDHLDYHSDMESYFQTKRKLFLPPYLIEKDGISVLNHDDPWISKLSSDLEKRSSLVSTKITESEFKNHDFFFVTDKKFTENGSTCIFHTPKEKIQLFVPLVGEFNLMNAIQAITILYKLNFSLKDLSKLIRSFPGAPGRMEKIEIDNDDVLRSLPTVIVDYAHTPDGLKKVLQSIKKLCKGKLITVFGCGGDRDLGKRPLMGSIAEEFSDQLFITSDNPRSEEPQKIVNDILMGIKKREKITIEIDRFKAINESIKFANKEDIVLIAGKGHEDYQILNDKVINFDDRKIAYKLLKEKRKSQ
- a CDS encoding trans-sulfuration enzyme family protein, encoding MGNKENNIKKPGFKTLSIHHGETFAEETGCVMPPIFSTSTFKHGNKDNFDYTRSGNPNFRILENTLKSIEDSKYCTVFGSGISAVTAISSTLKSGDKILCESNLYGCTVRMFEKVFKKFGLEVLYTDFTNENNVKKISNFEPTLIWLESPTNPLLKVLDIKAICDEANKLEIPVVVDNTFSTALIQKPLDLGATLSLVSTTKFINGHSDALGGAVLTNNEEWNSKMLFSQKALGLQPSPFDSWLITRGVKTLPLRIEQQTKSAEFISEELGNHKIISKVIYPFNQEHPQFNLAKSQMKSGGSMITLKLNLNKEDTFKFCKSLKYFSLAESLGGVESLICHPATMTHASIDDKTKNLLGIDDALVRLSIGCEDTNDLISDILFALNKF
- the rpsD gene encoding 30S ribosomal protein S4: MSRYRGPRLRVTRRLGELPGLTRKASKKSNPPGQHGQARRKRSEYAIRLEEKQKLRFNYGVSEKQLVRYVKKARAQEGSTGTNLLRLLENRLDNVCFRLGFGGTIPGSRQLVNHGHVTVNGKVLDIAGYQCKSGDVIGIKENKASKKLVEGNIEFPGLANVPPHLDLDKPKLTGKINGKCDREWVALEINELLVVEYYSRKV
- a CDS encoding SDR family NAD(P)-dependent oxidoreductase; amino-acid sequence: MKGLALVVGAGGIGTQIAKDLSESEKDLEVVLCGRKSEFNSFWELDIEDSQSLLQLKNKISNQPSKLRLVVNATGRLHGDSLQPEKRLQHLDKKNMMESFSINAFSPILLAKAIEEFIPKDLDFNFASISARVGSIGDNQTGGWYSYRAAKSAQNQFFKSLSIEWSRRFPKATITLLHPGTVDTDLSRPFHKFVPEHKLFSKEKSSQFLINIIKNQSPECTGKFIAWDSSEIPW
- the yidD gene encoding membrane protein insertion efficiency factor YidD translates to MFKTINKSITSILLFLISFYQKWFSPFFGPRCRFIPSCSSYGYEAITRHGPWKGGWLTLKRLSRCHPLTPCGCDPVPE
- a CDS encoding aminotransferase class V-fold PLP-dependent enzyme; the encoded protein is MRNNLRDQIPALKNKYYFNYGGQGPLPKSSLEAIVKTWEIIQDLGPFTNNMWPFIYKEILTTKRLIAKKLGVNSKNVALTENISSGMILPFWGIKVEEGEELLISDCEHPGVVAASREFCRRNKLIFKILPIQKFKNLNDENIILEILKNLNSKTKILIISHILWNFGYKIPLKQISIELKNNRADSYLLVDGAQTFGHINIEKEVFYSDLYSITSHKWACGPEGLGAIYVSDRFIHETDPTIIGWKSLKKEQGIYEPSDNLFHDDARKFEVATSCIPLLAGLRNSIDLLDKDCHEKEKSENIKRLSEKLWDELNQLKGVELVLEKKYLNGIVSFNIENIKDKDKFVNKLGEKKIWIRVLEDPKWFRACVHQMTIEAEINLLSEEIKKLPGYF
- a CDS encoding glutaredoxin family protein — its product is MKIFIFVRQGCCLCDSLKNKLAKINLNELFPNLEELKEIDIDRVDLYKDKYKKYDYEVPVIAIERIRSEEIIELPRISPRLKDDQLKNWFQKNISTILEK